In Candidatus Bathyarchaeota archaeon, one genomic interval encodes:
- a CDS encoding type II toxin-antitoxin system HicB family antitoxin: MKFGVVVEKDEYGYYVASVPELPGCHTQAKTLDEVMKRIKEAIEACLMAEGAQRRSRTELVGVQFVEVSAE, from the coding sequence GTGAAGTTTGGAGTAGTTGTGGAAAAAGACGAATACGGCTATTATGTTGCTTCTGTTCCCGAGTTACCGGGTTGCCATACACAAGCTAAAACGCTTGATGAAGTTATGAAGCGCATCAAGGAAGCAATCGAAGCCTGTTTAATGGCTGAAGGCGCCCAAAGACGTAGCCGCACCGAGTTGGTCGGTGTTCAATTCGTTGAGGTTTCAGCTGAATGA
- a CDS encoding type II toxin-antitoxin system HicA family toxin — MSLKPQPATKIIKALSKIGFRIVRQHGSHVVLKNADGQVTVVPVHPGEDIGPGLLTKIIKDTGLSKEEFLELLK; from the coding sequence ATGAGTTTGAAGCCCCAACCAGCAACAAAAATCATCAAAGCGCTTTCTAAAATAGGTTTTAGAATCGTGAGGCAGCATGGCAGCCATGTTGTTCTCAAAAATGCAGACGGACAAGTTACCGTTGTTCCAGTGCATCCAGGCGAAGATATAGGCCCAGGGTTGCTAACAAAAATCATCAAAGATACGGGTCTTTCAAAAGAAGAATTCCTAGAATTACTCAAATAG
- a CDS encoding ATP-binding protein — protein MFNKPLFGLNYLEERQYRTWYAKEDIKLARYGLIIAVAAWIAFAFNDYQILGLSQVFFFSLAIRVALSAVAISVAVYLAKVNSYQVYDKVLFVLAFALIIAMLTFNATRPQSFLTHSVITAAVILLVGLYIPTKLVSQIILSATACAGEIIVVSSGLPWDYGLFTVVFSLVTAFFVTVICSYNLQLFRRRDFKNMANLSEMKVKVEKHSKELERVVEEKTLQLKNSERLSAIGMTAGMIGHDIRNPLQAIEGDIYLLRTGLDEMPQSSVKEELQESIQGIEDNISYINKIVADLQDFARPLNPSCVQVDFREQVFKTIGGIKFPKNIEIQTDVDIHEPVEVDPEFFRRVLTNLVLNGIQAMPNGGILTVRALEKDGNVEVYVGDTGLGIPEEIKPKLFTPMVTTKSKGQGLGLAVVKRLVEALGGTITYTSQKGKGTTFEVRIPLKQKQIIA, from the coding sequence TTGTTTAATAAACCGTTGTTTGGGTTAAATTACTTAGAGGAAAGACAGTACCGAACCTGGTATGCTAAGGAAGACATCAAACTCGCAAGGTATGGGTTGATCATTGCAGTTGCAGCGTGGATTGCTTTTGCCTTCAACGATTACCAAATTCTGGGGTTGTCTCAAGTTTTCTTCTTCTCGCTAGCAATAAGGGTTGCATTGTCTGCAGTAGCCATATCCGTAGCGGTGTACCTGGCTAAAGTGAACAGTTACCAAGTCTACGATAAAGTGCTGTTCGTTTTGGCTTTTGCTTTAATCATTGCTATGTTGACGTTTAATGCCACTCGCCCCCAGAGTTTCCTTACCCATTCCGTGATTACTGCAGCGGTGATTCTGCTTGTGGGGCTTTACATACCAACCAAGCTTGTCAGCCAAATTATTCTGTCGGCAACTGCCTGTGCAGGCGAGATAATTGTGGTTTCTTCAGGGTTGCCTTGGGATTATGGCTTATTTACCGTCGTGTTCAGTTTGGTAACTGCCTTTTTTGTTACTGTGATTTGCTCGTATAATCTGCAGCTCTTTCGCAGAAGAGACTTCAAGAATATGGCTAACCTATCAGAGATGAAAGTTAAGGTTGAAAAACATTCAAAAGAACTGGAGAGGGTTGTGGAGGAAAAAACCTTGCAGCTTAAGAATTCCGAGAGGCTTAGCGCCATAGGCATGACCGCGGGAATGATTGGCCATGACATCCGTAATCCCCTGCAAGCAATAGAGGGCGATATCTACCTTCTTAGGACCGGTTTAGATGAGATGCCCCAAAGCAGCGTAAAAGAGGAATTGCAGGAAAGCATCCAGGGCATCGAAGACAACATTTCGTATATTAACAAAATCGTTGCTGACCTGCAGGATTTTGCTCGCCCCCTCAACCCCAGTTGTGTCCAAGTGGATTTTCGGGAACAGGTTTTCAAAACCATCGGTGGAATAAAGTTTCCTAAAAACATAGAAATACAAACAGACGTCGATATCCATGAACCGGTGGAAGTGGACCCTGAGTTTTTTAGGCGAGTACTCACTAACCTGGTTCTTAACGGGATTCAAGCGATGCCTAACGGGGGAATCTTAACGGTTCGGGCTCTGGAGAAAGACGGAAACGTAGAGGTTTACGTGGGGGACACCGGTTTGGGTATTCCTGAGGAAATCAAGCCCAAGCTGTTTACTCCGATGGTGACAACCAAGTCTAAGGGTCAAGGGTTAGGCTTAGCGGTTGTTAAACGACTCGTTGAAGCGTTAGGTGGAACAATAACCTATACGAGCCAGAAGGGGAAGGGAACCACCTTTGAAGTTAGGATTCCTTTAAAGCAGAAACAAATCATAGCTTAA
- a CDS encoding type II toxin-antitoxin system VapC family toxin, whose translation MRLIDADILSYALFQKHDAHPYCWPLLQDAVHGKLSAAVTAANLMEAYHALVEDYGVEREEAQYKLDGLTRSTKIRFLPLTVDTARKALEIAKLHKVRSFDATLIASAETNNISVVVSNDAHIARLCRERGLIIENPIPKEASKRMRL comes from the coding sequence ATGAGGCTAATCGACGCAGACATCCTTTCCTATGCGCTCTTCCAGAAACATGACGCTCACCCATACTGCTGGCCGCTGCTCCAGGATGCAGTTCATGGAAAATTAAGCGCCGCAGTCACCGCTGCCAACCTGATGGAAGCATATCATGCATTGGTGGAGGATTATGGTGTGGAAAGAGAAGAAGCCCAATACAAACTTGACGGGTTAACCAGAAGCACCAAAATACGTTTTCTACCTCTGACAGTCGATACTGCCCGAAAAGCCCTTGAAATAGCTAAACTCCACAAGGTCCGGTCATTTGATGCAACCCTAATAGCGTCTGCGGAAACAAACAATATCTCTGTGGTTGTAAGTAACGACGCACACATAGCTAGATTATGCAGAGAACGGGGGTTAATCATCGAAAACCCCATACCTAAAGAGGCATCCAAAAGAATGAGGCTTTAA
- a CDS encoding AbrB/MazE/SpoVT family DNA-binding domain-containing protein: protein MPLEVAIDKQGRIVIPKEIREKYGLSDDGRLELVAKEDSIELIPLVEEDDLATRSLREPCKTGKSEARDKVFSREKAWKR from the coding sequence ATGCCATTGGAAGTAGCGATTGACAAGCAAGGACGCATAGTCATCCCTAAAGAAATCAGGGAGAAATACGGCCTGTCAGATGACGGCCGCCTAGAATTAGTTGCGAAAGAGGATTCCATCGAGCTGATTCCATTGGTTGAAGAGGACGATTTAGCAACCCGCTCCCTAAGAGAACCCTGCAAAACAGGCAAATCAGAGGCGCGTGATAAGGTTTTCTCGCGGGAAAAGGCTTGGAAAAGATGA